gtgtgtgtgcatgcccATGATGCACTTGGCCGTTCACGCGATTCCCTTtcacacatatacacacaatCTCTCTTGCCTTCCCTACCGACATCACCTCCTTCACGTGCCAGGCCCTCTCCATTcagcgcgccgtcgtcgcaTAGCGACCTCTTGCTCCTCTCGACCTTCTTCATcacagctgcgctgccgcttgtTAcccaccgtcaccaccaccacacttTTCATCGTCTCTTGCCTTCTCCGCCATGTCGACCGATCTCGAGTGCGGGTCTGAGGCGCTGGGCCGTTACACGTGCAAGGATGCCCCACGCCCGAGTGTGTGCTGCACcaacggctgctgcgccacctcccctTACGACCTGGACATGTACAcggggctgccgctgtggctgcgcaTTGCCGTGGCAATCTTGGCTGGTTTCGTAATGGTGCTCATTTTCACTTTTTGCCTCTATCGCGATCGCCGCTCCAtgcgcgcgtacacactTCTCAAgcaagaggaggcggaagagcgacgacggcagcggcgatcgGAAGAGCTTCACGAGGTGCATCCCATCGGGCCACAGAACAGCGGGGGTGAACCCTTGCACATACCCGACACACAGAGCCGCCCATCTCTCCGACCCGCCGGATAAGCAAAGGCATTCAGTGCGACGATGACGTGCTCATAAACGATCTTGCATGACTCACGTGCAtttgcatgtgtgtgtgtgtgtgtgtgtgtgtgtgtgtgtatccgtctctttctctgctaTTCTTCTGCTTCCTGACGCATCTCTaatcctccctcccccttccatGCCATAAAACCTTCCAgacacacatgtatatatgtctgctctccctctgtgtgtgtgtgtgtgtgtgtgtgtgtgcaatgGGCCATCGCCTCGTCAGCCGCCTgtccttccttccctccaAGGCCCTGCTTCCTCGCTCATGCACGGTGTCGTCGTGGTGCCTTCTACGTACGCATCTCCcacgctccctctctcctctccgcaTTTACTCTTCCCACATCCGCTAGCTCGAGCGGCGGGTATCATCCTTATTCCCACTCGGACTAGTCCGAAGGGCCTGTCTGTGgcagcacccccccccccaatacacgcgcgcgtatgacccctcctccttcgtcgTTCCTTTCTCACGAACCCCTCTTGGAACAGATACGAACGCGTAGagcaagagcgagagagagagagagagaccggGCTCAAGTAGTGCCCTTCCCATCCTCATTTCGTTGGGTTAGTTGTCTGTCCGTGCGGAGTGCCCaaacccccctcccccctccctccctcccctaCTAGACCATCGTTAAACACTGGGGGAGGAAGCTCAtagagagacagacacgcgcactgTCCCACATGCACAAGCACAGACTCATTTTGCGATCTTTCTTATCACCACCACGGCCACCCCaaacccctccccctcccaccacAACTCTCTGAGGTGACCGGCGCCCGCCTTTGCTCTGCCATGGACATTGATATGTTTCTGCTCTTCGAGACCGTGACGGCCGGCATCTTCGGCGTCGTGCTCGTCACGATCATCGGGATGAGCATCTTAACCTGTGTGCAGCGCGGGCAGCGGATGAAAGAGCGAAGACAGCAGTGCGAAGACTTAGTAGCCAGTACtagagagaagcagcagcatctccaGAGGCTCGTTGGGATCAACAACCTCAGTGATAATCCGCATCTCTTTGACGATGGTGCCTCCAACAGCTCCTGGTCTTCCCGCAAATCACGACGGTgagccctccccctcttcgcctcctcttttcctGTGCGGTTTCCTTTCTATAATAGTGAAAGACTTTGTTTTCTTGCCACAGCAGATGTGCGCTCCTGATctaggtgtgtgtgtgtgtatgtgtgtgtgtgtgtccttgCCTGCACGCTTTCGTCGTGGACATGTTTTGTTAGCCagatggagaggagggaagaggaggctgGAACATACATCCctacgcacacatgcacaccaacaCACTCAGGATCGCCAGATGAggtagacacacgcacacacatgcgcacacttCCTCCCTACTGCCcctaccaccaccatcggCTTCGTTATCTGTTATCCATCATCCTCATCACTCAGCGCCACTGTGGACTCAACACCTCCGCTTGGCAGctgcctctttctctctctctcctttacttctccctctcactcACGTGTACCTGTCAAGcccacacagagacaccCCAACATGCATGCGCTTGCACTCTTGTTGCTGTCATTGTCGTCTCTCGCGCcatccccctctctctgtctgtctaCGCCTCGCTTTGTATTGAGGGTTGGTGCCTTCCCCTTCCTGGCTggcccgcgtgtgtgtgtctgtgtgtgtgtgtgtgtgtttgtgtcgtCACTCTcccatctctctcctctgcccccccccgtctCCGCGCCAATCGCCGCGTCCTCCACCTTCCTCACTTCGTGTGCCGACACGGGCCCTCACCATCATGGCTTCctctcacacacaccgccgtagtctcttcccccctcccccttcaccccGGCAACCGGCATCTGCGCTCTCTCGCCATCTCGTCTCCCtttgcgtgtttgtgtgcgcgtgcttcgAAGAACACATGGCAAGCGGTGGAGAAGTGAGAGCGACAGCCATGAAGGAAAGCGATGAGGCACATTGTGCGTGCTCCTGTTTCCGTGGGCTACTTTTCATTTCCCCGccctcaccccctctccttcctctcacACCCTGTGTGACGTGTCTCGTgcctccaccaccatcaccaccaccccatccACCGCACATTCACAAGCACACGTGTCGCGCACGTACTCTTGCTCTCCATCTCCGATaccctccgcctccctcctcccctctcacACTCTGGCCTCACGCAGCTCGAGGCTCGAAGTGAAGCGTTAGCGATCTGGCTCATATTGCTGTGACAGCTCGAAAAGCGGGTGCGAACACCGTCAGCcgcagggggagggggtcagAAACACCGCCTCCAAGGTACCATTACCCTTATCGATGTTTGCGAGGTGGCCAAGTGGCTGCTCTGTTGGCTTTGACGATGGAGAAGGCAAACCAAGCCCAACACAGCCGGGCGCCAGGCAAGCAGAGCCGCTCTGTTTTTCTGGTCGGCGTTGCTATCATGATCGTCATCCTCTTCGTTATCGGCCACATGCTCGCCATGCGCCCTATCACCAGCGCAGAGGATGATatgctcagcagcgcctgcacgcatgcgcagtTGGTAATGCGCGAAGAGTGGGTCGATGCAGACACCCGACTCGCCGAGCGTCCGAACTTCATCGTGCGGAACCGGGCTCAGCTCCTGGAACTTTATCGCCTCCGCGTGTTTGTTGTCGCCACGGAGGCGGGGGTACTCAATGTAACCCGTGTGCTCAACTCCTTGAGAAACTGTAATTATTCGCAGCGTGTGTTTCCCATCGACATCGCCGTGCACGTGCTGGGCAACGCGTCCGCTATGTCGTTTGTGCCCTGGTCTCATGGTCGCCTCGACTTCTACGCGCACCGCCTGTACGACAATGCAAGCCTGTCTGTGCCGATACTGATGGCGGATGTGTGGAAACCGCAGTCGGATTTCGAGCTTGGGATGCTGCTCACAGCCTCGGCGGAAGTGTCTCCGTACTGGTTCCAGTGGGTGATGAGCGCGCTGCGTCACTACGCCCCGACCTCGACAGAGACCTCCATTGAGCTTGCCACCGACAAGGACTCCGGGACTGGGCGGGGTCGGCTGCTCAGCCCGCTGTCGACTACACTGAGCGGTTTGGCGCTGGGTATGCCCATCGCCGAGACAACGGTCAGCGCAGTGTCCGCCTTCTTTGCCCCTCACCCAAGCACAACGTCCATCTTCACAGCTTCCTTTTGGAAGGCTATGGTGGCGCGGGCAGGGCCTGGCACCGACGTCTACGCCGCTCCAGGAAACTGGCAGGCCTTCCTCAACACCTCCACGAGCGTGCCCGGCCACGACGAACACCGGTTCCTGTACCCTCCACTCGACAAGTTCGGGGCGCTGGCCTGCGAGGAGACCACAGCGTGCGCTATACGCTCGCTGAATCCGTCAGAGGTGGCAGAGCTGGTGAACGTCTCGGCGTTGGTGCATAAAGTGCAGCGGTTGCCAGAGCAGGCGACTTAACGCGGAGTCTGTGCATATGCTTTGCAGCTCGGGATTatcttctccctctgctgTTCACCGACTCTTTGGGTCGCCCCTCATATCCTTGTAGTTGTTTTCCCTCAGTGGAGTGCTTCCCAATGGTTGCCGTCCTCACGTATtggcgaagaaggaggcTTGGCGCTGCGTGGTGGTCGGCAGAACTCTCgcccgctcttctcctcaGTCCATATTTCCCTCTTATCCTTGCTCTTAACCACCACCTCTACCTTACTATTATCGCCGTTACGACTCTCTggcgctctcctctctccacGCGCCCAGAGACCTCTGCGattcctctctttctccaaCAGCAAGCGCGAAGGCCTAGaaaagacagacagacagggAGAGCGCCACACGTGTTTCCgtgctcttctccgcctcccctcaTCCCGTGCGTTGCTTCCTTCTACAACATGATTTCAGActccgcgcgtgtgcgtgtgtgtgtgtttgtgtgtgtcacaCATGTAAACTACGTTGACAAGCTGCCCGCGAgtttccctctctctgacAGCACCATATgcccaccctctcctctccactCTCCCCTTGGCATggcctctccccccccccctcttctctctctcggctctctcgccggcgcctccgcaTAACCGACACCTGCACCCTTCTTCCTCGCGATCCTTCCAAGACTGATCGTGAAAAGTCACGCACACAAGTACTTCGCACTGCATGGACGCCAACACGGAAGCACCCGTATAGCCGAGATACAGCGGCAAAGAGTGCGTCATCGTAGCTGCATCGCAGTCTTGCGAATCGCATCTGGCACGCACCGGCTTGCAgcgttccccccccccaccaccaccacccccttctGCTATCCACGCCCTTGTcatctcccctccccttgaTCCAACcaacgcgtgcgtgcctgaCGCCGACGATGCCTACCAACGCAGCCCAGGCTCTCGAAAAACTCGTGCCAGGTCGGTTGCTGCAACTTGCAGACAACGGCACGCCGACTATCGTCACCCCGCTCGGCAACGAGGGCAGCCTCAACGCGTTGATTCACGCATACAAGGGTAAGGGCTACCTGCCCTACTTCACGCACGCGGTAAAGGCCGCGCAGCGGTCTCTCGTCAATGAGctccgcgccgccggcgtcgaggtGCCGAATGGCGCTGAGGCGTCTCACCTGGAGGGCGTATGCGGCGTGCATTGCCGTGATGAAGCCAGCTGCAGCCATATAATACCTGACGAGCACATCACAGCGACCCTGTACGGTGAGGACACCGACGATACACGCATGATTGTCGCCTGCGACCCGATTCAGACAAAGCTGCGGGACGACTGCGTCGAGTGCTTCCCCCGCGTGAACAAGGTAAGTGGGTGGGAGGAGCTGGTGGTGCGGGTGCACCTCTTTTACCCCAACACGGTCCCGTGCATGAGCGTGCAGGacaggcgcgcgcgcctcgtcACACAGAAGCAATTCGTGCCAAAGAACGCGCGCACATTGCAGGGCTACCACGTCTTCCACTACGccaagcgcggcagctcgGTGCGGACGCCGCACTGCGAGTCCATGTTCCCCTACACGCCCAAGACTACGGAGAGCAAAGGCTTCACACGGGAAAACAGGTGCACCGCCATTACAGTGGAGTCGGTGTTCGTGCGCGAcccggcgcgccagcagcgccccTTCTATGCTGAAGACGCAGGCCAGGCGCGCGTGTACTTTTCCTACCTACGCGTGGACGCCTTCGTCACGGACGATGAGCTGGTGGAGCACTTCCCGCTGGAGTCGATGGACGTGGCCGCCATGCCGGCATTCACCGACAACCGATACGTGGAGAAGTACCATGTGCTGGTGCGTCTGTACCTGCTGGCGCACGACCAGGGCtggacggcgacgcagccgcacggCTGCCCGCACCCGCTCGGCGATCGCGTGGGCCTGCCGGTGCTGTTCCGATCCTGCGCAACAGAGGTGATTGTGCCGGACGCGTGCAGCCACGactcgcagctgctgctgcggcagcgcctgctTCCGGACGTGGAGATGCAGGTCACGCGCTTCTGCTTCCGCCGCATCGTgagcgaggtgctgcggcagcgcgtcgtggcagcggctgcggacACCCCCGAGTGCTGCATCCCCGTCGTCTGCTACATGCCGTACAGTGACCGCGTGCCCGTCTTCACGGACAAGCAGGTCGgcgtgctggcgcgcctGTACCCGCACCTCGGCATCCGCAGGCCCACCAGCCGCCGCGAGTGGGCGGACCTCAGCCGCACGCTCTACCAGCACTGCATTTCGTTGTTTGACAttctcgccgccgtcggtgtCCCGCTTCGCGACGCGCATGGCGCCGTCATCGACACCGACGCCTACGTGCCCTACACCGCGGACATGGCCGACGACTACTTCCTCGTCATCGCCAACCGTCCGCTGCGCGACTACACCTGCGTCACAAACCAGCGCTGGCTGTGCGAACAGTTACTGCTGCCCGACCACCGCCCGCCCatcagcgcgcgcgcctttGCGGCGTGGGTGCGCTACTGGAACGcgatggcgcagctgaagcaCGAACTGGAGAAGCAGGTGACCTTGGACACGGTCAGCGCGCACCTGGGGCTTCGACTGCCGGCCGGAAAGACGGGGCAGCGTGCGGCGTGTCTGGTGAACGGCCTCGTGACGGACGCCAAAGGTGGCTTGATCTTCCCAAAGCTGGGCGGCCGGCGCTTCCGCGACAGGGAACACgtcggtgcgctgctgcccggtGCGCCAGTGCTGTATAGTTTTTGGGTGGACGGTAAGCTGCAATTTACGTATGTGCGGATGCCAATGCGCTTTGTTCGAGGGCTGCCGCTGAAGCAGGTGAATGGGCAGCGGCCAGTGCAGAGCGTGATAGCGGCCGGTGGCGCCCCTGCTAATCGCGGTGAtggcacacagagaggaggaggacaagtTGGAGAGGAACGAAGAGCTAACGTGGCGATTCATGCTTGAGCCTATGGTACCCCCAACAGCAGGAGACGTAAGATTGCCGCGTTCGCCACCACTACCCGCACCCCTACGCGAGGGGGGTCCCCGTGCACGGGGACGCGATGAATCCAGTGCATGACctgggccgccgcggcgggccCGCCGGAGTGTGGCAGTAGCCGTTGTGGCACCATCAGGTGCAGCAGGGCCTTGCGCACGGGTGAAATACATATGGCGCGACAGCGAACCCCCACGATAgtcaacagcagcagcgtgaaaGAGGAGAAGAAAGTTCGATGTGCAGCTGTTTTAGCCAGCTTCCTGGATCACCGCCTCACCAGGTGCGCACGAGGCAACCTTGGAAAAGAGGTGCAGGTACTTTTAACGTCATTCTCCGCAAATCTACCccgccgtccagcagccCGCCCTactgttttgttttttgctCTACGAATCGTTcttcctccgctctctctaACTGTTGCGACTCGATgagatgccggcggtggcaaaCACACGTGCTCGTCCACACCTCTTCCGCGCCTCTTCCACACGACCATCGTCGGAGAGGCACGCGGACGACGCGGAGGTGCCTCAGCACTGCAGTCAACTATATGGCACGACTGCTCGGAGTAGCAGCAGGGAAAGTAGCGAGAGAAAACCTTTATAGGGGTGCGGCGTTAGTGAGAAGCGGAGACGCACAGGAAGCGGAAGACTGGTGCCCCCGTCGCCCTCGCATGATGAAACGGAAGTGGTGCAAGGTCGATGCGGCCTTCTTTCGCTAAAGGGCACATGTGGACAAGCTCTAGCACATGCAAGTCCAAGGATGGTTGCGGGCCGCCATTTACTTCCTTGCCGCGCGTATCAAGGGCTCGGATGCGGCAGCTTCAACAGTACCGAAAGTGAGATCGGATTGTGGCTTGAGCGAGCTGATGGAGGTGTGGAGGTGGGACGTTTCGCTCCCCGCTTGTGTGCAGGGCCACTGTGTGGTGCTGGTTCACAACAAAGCAGCCTCAGGCACACATTACCCGCAACCTTTCGTCGGGGCCACGTCGTGCCCCTGGACGCCCCTGTATTGCCACGATGGGGTCAATTCTAGCCAAACGAAAACGATCAGCTCTGCGAACACGCAGCGTGCTTTTCCGCCCTCGTCACCCTTCTTTGTCGCCGAGCTCGGCGACACGGCTTCGTGGGGTGCGAGTGAGGAAGCGGTTCCCGTCGAtgtgtctctccctctctccatttTCTCTGGGACTGCCAACCAAGAGGGGTTGCGCCCtgcatgtttttttttcctttggtCATCCGCGGTGCGATCAGGCAGGGGGACAATACACGATTCGCCCTTGCTCGtggcaaggaggaggtggaaggGTTGTTCGACTTGCTTACAGGTGACCCCGGGAAGCCGAATTCAGCGAACTGCCGTACTACTGATAGGAGACGTGTATCCTCCAGGTCTGCAAGCGCTGGCTTGCACTGCTTGAGAGGTGAAGGTCTAAtcacgcagcagaggcactaACGGACCGGAGAAAATCCTGGCAgccctctccgcgccgaggagcCGCACCAGCCGCGAGAAGCCTCAAAGAGCTCTGAAGACAGGGCTACCCAGCGGGTGGCCCGGGAGAGGGACAAGACAATGAGATGCTCACAGGGGTGGAAGCTTGCCACGCCGGAAGACGACACGCCACGGAGCtgccttttcctctgctAGAGCGCATATGCCAATGCAGCTGTGTTGCACCTGCAGACGACTGGCCACGCTCACGGACGACCTGACCGGGGgagggctgcaccgccaagTCCGGCACTGCGGAGAGAAGCGACTGCTACCTACCCCGGCACACGCGACATCGCTGGCTAGCCGGCATCCCAGCATGGGGTACGACCCGGAGCACAGCACGACTGCGTACTTTCGGCATTGCCTCCGCCCGTTATCGTGGGGGTGGGCCGTACGCAAGACCTTCTCGAGTATCGCGGCACAGCGGCTTCTGACCTTCGGCCACGTGTGTGGCACAACAACGCTTCAACGCTGACTGCGGGGGCTTCTCATGTTGATCTATGTATTCGCAGACGCATCCAATGAAGCAATACAACGGCCCCCCAAGACTGCACCCATGCCGcttgcgcccccccccggtCTTCCACAGGGACATggcgaaaggggaggggcctGGGGAGGCGAGGCTTCCGTGCACGGGCTACGTGGACTCTTCCGTCACAGCAAAACCGAACAGACGCCTCCCCAAAGGGCAGGggaccacctcctcccctttcctgATCACGGGCGGCGGGCCtgaggccgaggaggacaTCACGCCGGAGGGATCCGAGCCAACTCATGGCTGAGCATCTCAAGGAGGAAGTGGACGAACGGACTCGCGTGACAATGAAACACGCAGTCTAGTAGTGACAGCCCGCGATCAGCACACACCAATCAGGGATGCTGAAGGAGGTGGCCCTGCATCGGAGGTGCACGAGAGTACATATCCCACTGACAGTCGATGCGCTCAGCAAGCGAAAGCAACGCATGCGCATCCCCGCAAGCCACCCAGCTGCGCTTCTCGACCCTCTTTCTCCAGTGGTGTATCGGTTCAGTGCAGAGGTGGTTGAAGAAGATGCGGCGGCCAGGCCCCATGACGAGCCTTGCATCCTGCACTGAGTAGATGGCAGGCAACTACCGAAGAGACCTGGAGTCACCAGGCACGTCATGGGCAccggggaggaggtggacaACACACTCAGTACACCACAGAGGCGCTCTGTCACAGCACCGTCAACcgaaacagcagcagaagccACCCTGGTGGCACCACGCACCGACTGCAAACTCGTAGTCCGAGCAGTGAATGCACAAGTCAGCCGAACGTACCGGACAGCGTTCAGTTCTTGGAGGACGAAGTGCCTGCTCTAGACAGGAGAGTGCCGTCGTCCACGTGAGTACGTCTGTCCGAAGCACCGGCAGGTGCGCAAGCGACAGTCCGCGACGGTGTCGCAAGCAGCATGGGTCAAGGTCTTGGCGCATACCGGGAAGCGGCACATTTGGGCCCTGGAGGACCTGTCCGCGGTGCCACGCGATCTCGTGGCTCTGGAGCTGGCCACCGCAGTGATGCGGCTGGTCCACAGGGAACCCGAGGAGAGACTGGAAGAGCCTGCACCGGGACCACAGCAGTACGTTGAGTGGAAAAGGGTTGCCTTCCGTTGACTTCGGTACCGTGATGTTCGGGTACCGCGGCCGCTTGGTCTAGTGGTATGATTCCCGCTTCGGGTGCGGGAGGTCAGGGGTTCAATTCCCCTAGCGGCccattttttttgtgttgtgGAGAAACCGCCGAGCATCGTTCGAGACGCCCAGGACGTGGCCGtggagtggcagcagcggtaggcacgctgtggctgcgtgtATGCGCCCGTTGGATGAGCTGTGGGCGGTGGCAGGAGTATACGCATGGAAACCCCCTcggaaagcagcagcagccaagCCCCACCTCCTTCGGAGAGGGACCAAGACGGGGACTCGGTCATCGCCGCGGCACGATAGGAGAAACACAAACTATCTAAAAGAATTCacccagacacacacgcgcacgtgtgcgccgagAGAGCCGCTGTGGCGCCTGAGGGCGTTGGTGAGTTCGGTGGGGGAGTGGCGCCTCACAAGGCACGAGCATTCAAGGGGATCATGATACGGTATGCATACTTCAaacaccccctctctcgccgcgcCCATGTATGTCAACCACTTTTCTCGGAATTCATTGTCCCGTTCTCTCTCAACGTGCACGTGTATCGTGAGGTCAGCCTTGTAAAACGTGTAACAGCGCACTGCGCATCcgacgtacacacacgcacaggttgggcttcttcccccccccgccctctGCTCCTTCGTCCTCTCACAGTCGAATAACCTTCGCTACAGCAGCGGAAACGCAACTAATAAAACAAAGACAAGCATAATGGCGCTCGTGGAGCCGCTGGTTGGGCATCTCTTGTCCAAGTACAAAGAAACGGTCCTGGAGGGGCTTTCGAAGATTCGCCACACCCTGCAGGTCGGTGGTGAGCAGGCGAATGAGCTAGCTGTAGCCGTGTCTCAGcgagaggaggcgctgcaagCGCTGCGAGCAaccctcctccgccacgaGTACTTCGTGCCGACGCTGCAGACGCTGACGGTTGTGCTGACGCAGTTGGTCGAGCGGGGCAACCGCGTCGCCCTCGcgcgcgaggtgctgcgtggCGATTGCGCCGCACTATTCCGCAAAACACTCGCCACGCTTTCCGACGCCACCCTCACCCATGTAACTGCCGCACTACAGTTTCTGACGGTCGCCGTGAAggacgcaccgctgctcgtGCTTGCGCGCCTGCGTAGCCCTGCCGATGCACACGTTacacctgcagctgcctccGCTGCGTCGATGAGCCCGCTCGCAGCGGTtgccacgcagcggcgcgccgatGTCCCGTTGCACCTCGCCGCCTTTCGCCTACAGCTGACGTACAATCAACGCCGCGTTCGCCTCACGCGGCTCGGCTTCCTGGTGCAGCTTGTCACGTCACCGATGCacaacgccgtcgtcgacACCATCTGCAGCCACGGCGTCCTGACGCACCTCCTCGAGGACGCGGCCGAGCTCTTGCGCGAGGGCACGAGTGCGGGTGTGGCGTGTGCACTCAGCGCTCTGCGAGTTGTTCGCGAGCTCTTCGTGCAAAGCCGCCACATCACGGCCGAGCAGAAGCGCCGCGTcttgctggcgcagcgcaacgTCTTCCGGttgcttgtgcgtgcgctggagtTCGACCATGTGGCCGACAACGCCGCAGCCATTCTGTATGCCATTGTCGACGAGACCATTGAATCACCAGCCGACTACGCCAGCACGCGAGTCGAGTCCCTCGAGGATCAGGGCATGCCCAACTaccttctcttcttcctgctgcgccagctgcggcCGAAGGCGAGCGAGCGCATGTCGCAGCTCGTGCTGCACATTCTCCAACGCGCCCCAGACCTCATTCGGCCTTATTTTACTCGGGTCTCCGGCCACCTCGCGGAGGAAGGCAGCTCACACGGCGTcgcgtcggcgacggtgcgggTGGCGGTTCTCAATCTGATGACGCGCACGTTTCTGTGCCCGATGCCGTACCACCTCGCCGCACAGCAGGTGCGGCTGGAGCCGGTCGTGGCCAAGACGTCCACTTTCTA
This Leishmania major strain Friedlin complete genome, chromosome 24 DNA region includes the following protein-coding sequences:
- a CDS encoding hypothetical predicted transmembrane protein, whose amino-acid sequence is MEKANQAQHSRAPGKQSRSVFLVGVAIMIVILFVIGHMLAMRPITSAEDDMLSSACTHAQLVMREEWVDADTRLAERPNFIVRNRAQLLELYRLRVFVVATEAGVLNVTRVLNSLRNCNYSQRVFPIDIAVHVLGNASAMSFVPWSHGRLDFYAHRLYDNASLSVPILMADVWKPQSDFELGMLLTASAEVSPYWFQWVMSALRHYAPTSTETSIELATDKDSGTGRGRLLSPLSTTLSGLALGMPIAETTVSAVSAFFAPHPSTTSIFTASFWKAMVARAGPGTDVYAAPGNWQAFLNTSTSVPGHDEHRFLYPPLDKFGALACEETTACAIRSLNPSEVAELVNVSALVHKVQRLPEQAT